The window AAGAAGAATTAAAAAGACACTTAATTAGTTACTGTTACTCTACTTACCTTATTTTTAAAATATCGTTATTTAAATATTAAAATTAACAGCAAAGATAAAAATAATTTCTATTACTTTTGTAGTAAATAGAAACTTTGTATGAGAAGCTAGGATAAATAGTGATATACAGACAGAATCAGGATAATAATTATAATTATTAGACAACTTGGTATTCAGCCTTATAAGCGTGTGTGGTTAGCCATGCACCGATTTACAGATAAACGTAATAAAATTAGTGACGACGAAATATGGCTAGTACAACATCTTCCAGTATTTACTCAAGGACATGCAGGTAATGCTAATCATTTGCGTCAACCTGGAGTTATTCCAGTTATTAAAAGTGATCGCGGGGGGCATATAACCTTTCATGCACCAGGACAACAAATAGTTTATGTTCTGCTAGACTTGCGCCGTAGGAAACTATTAGTACGCAATCTAATCAATTTGTTAGAGAAAACGGTAATAGCTACTTTAGCGCGCTTTTCTATTGATGCTTATGCTCGTACCAATGCACCTGGTGTTTATGTTGGAGTACAAAAAATTTGTTCTTTAGGGTTACGTATCCGAAAAGGAT of the Candidatus Mikella endobia genome contains:
- the lipB gene encoding lipoyl(octanoyl) transferase LipB, which produces MRIIIIIIRQLGIQPYKRVWLAMHRFTDKRNKISDDEIWLVQHLPVFTQGHAGNANHLRQPGVIPVIKSDRGGHITFHAPGQQIVYVLLDLRRRKLLVRNLINLLEKTVIATLARFSIDAYARTNAPGVYVGVQKICSLGLRIRKGCTLHGLALNVSMDLSPFLRINPCGYFGLSMTQVTDIVPNTSVEEIVPILLNECLGRLESDSPLVEIESWDPSIYSVI